In Engraulis encrasicolus isolate BLACKSEA-1 chromosome 15, IST_EnEncr_1.0, whole genome shotgun sequence, the genomic window ATAAAAGTAAGATAAAATCTtgttttgagtgggaccaaatgttatctaaCAAGTGCAATTAGTTACAATTATACTGACACTTATATTTTATAACTGTGTAAAGAGTGTAAAACGTGCTGAGGTAGGCCCATCCCAGACCCTCAGTGGGGAGGGGCTGTGAAGGGGTGTGGTGTGGGCGTGACGATCCACACCCACGGCCAAGATAAATAGTGGAGCTCAAATGTAGAATGGCAGTGTCAGAGATGAAGGTGATCTACGTGAAACACAATCAGCTCATCAAGGACCTGCACGCAGAAGGCTGGACGGCCCGTGAAATCGCTGAACACCTAAAGAAGAATCATGGCGTCAAAGCTTGCTTGGCCACTATCCGACGTCACTGGCGACCTGACCACCATGTGAGGAGATGGATAAAGACCACGTAGGTTTCTTTGTTAACAATTTAGAATACGGTTCATGTGTTAGCCACATGCTAAAtggatgtgtgtatactgtatgtgacttATAAGATGTGTGGTAAGGTCCTACTAGGTCCTCACTAACACTGTATCAATAAGTCACTAATACAAATTGACATGAATTAGTGGCTAACATGTAAATCTTAACATAAACATAATCAAGTGTTACTGTGTCTTTTTATTCTTCACATTATAAATGTTTGTAACAAAGTGCTATAGACCAAACTATGCATTGAACCAATACCTATCTTTCAGTGAGGTGTTGGAAAACATGGACTCCATAATGAATACAGAAGGCTCTTCATCGCCAAGAGAAGTGAGAGACCATCCGCAAAGAGAGCACTACATAAGAATGCCTGTACGCACAGTGGGGAAGGCAGTTCAGGATCCTGAAAGGAACTCTGGGATGCCCAGGTACCTTATACCTTTACAACAAATGTGTAAATAGAATGGAACCCTTTATTTATATTCTTGGGGATACAGTTGAGGACAATCCTGTTAAAATGTCAAGTGTATTCATAGTCATgaaaaatcaaataaataataGAACAGCATCCTCCAAATCACTGTGATCTGACACTCAACACAACAGTAACATTTCTTACAGAGACATTTCAACAACGCCAGCGATGTCGGAAGAAATCAAAGAAGCACGTCTACGTCAAGCTCAAGACTGGAGGGCTGATAATGAATATTTCGACTATCATTTCTTCGCCGGGGTGACAACTGTGACAGTGGAAACACCACCTGGAGGGAAACAGCCGAACATCGAACTGAGCGTCTGGGCCGGAATCTCATGCTATGGGCCAGGTCCATATGTTATCTCAGGTGAGTGGTGGGTTCAAAGGTCAACCAAACAAGCCCCATACAAAAATATATTGGTGTATTAAAAACTTGCATGTCCATACAAGATGGGTCACTTTTATAGTATGTGCCATATTAGTAGGCACTCGTACACTTTCCATGTACATGTGTACGTATGTTAAAgaacattgtgtatgtgtgtcttacttGTTTGTAAAGGAAATAAGGAATGTGACATTTTAGTATGTGCCTTAATATAACAATTCTAATATAACAATTAGTTCATGTGCAGGTAAATAATTGTGTACATTTTGTGTATTTTTCCATATGAGAGGTCTGAGAATAAATATACTGTAATTGCAAAATAATGATGTTATGAGATGTTGATGTTAAATTAACCAATAAGACAACATTACTCATCCAACAGGTGATATGGATCGAAAGTTCTACAAAGAAGAGATCATCAAAAAAATGGCTGCTCCATACATGAGGGATCGTTTCCCGATGCCTCATCATGTGTTCTTCCAAGGTAGCACGTATACCATATTTGTTTTCTATTGCATCCATTGCCATTAAGATGAGTGGCCTCTTTGTACATGGGCCTGATGGCCcattcagtctttgctgaaaagactcaactacaccatgacaacattactgagattgctatggcattactgagagccttaaccTCTTTGCGCAGAGCATATGTTATAACCTCATTATCTCCAAACTTGTAATGTCCATTAATCTGTTAGTTAGGGGTCTTGAAAATGTCATAATGATGTAATCATATGATAATGGACTAATTTCAGCAATGAGTCAACATCTGCGCTAACAGGCTACGTACAACTTTGGGGACAGTAAGTTACAACATGTCAACATCTGCACTAACAGGCTACGTACAACTTTTGGGACAGTAAgtttacaacataggctctgcacaaaggggttaaaacTAGTATGACGGGTGATTAATTATCTTCCTAATGTGTCCTAATTTATCTTTTGGTCAGATGACAATCCCATACACACGGCTGCCAGCGTAAGAGCCTACATGACGCGTGAGGGGATCAACTGGGTGCCCACACCAGCAGAGTAagtatgataataatgataaaaatcaTAAATGGCAACAAAACAATAACGACAGGCAAATGAACAGCGACAAAAAGACTGACCTGTCCATGTTCCCATGTTCTTATAGGTCGCCAGATCTGAACCCCATCCGGTTGGTCTGGGCTTCGATGAAACGATACATTCGATGTGAGGCCAAACCCAAGACTGAAGACGAACTGGAAGCTGCAATACAGTTGTTTTGGAAGGACAAACTCACCCCAGTGAACTGCCATAGATACGTAGCTCACCAGCAAGAAGTCATCAAGCGGGTCATAGCCTTGCACGGTGGACCCACTGGCATGTGATCTTCGTTCATCCAGGCCATTGTGTGGAACATTGTTACTGTAAGAAGATGGCATTTAATAAGCCCCTGACTTGCTCAttttgtttaaaatgtttaaacATTTTCAATGTTAGTTCTAGCTCATATTGAGTAAATTACATTGTCAACTTGCAGAATTGCATCCTGACTGAAGTCTTCGACTTTCCACTGTGTTATAATACTCAATAATACTCAGAAACACTGACACCCCATTTTTACTGTGTGCATTCACTTGAGGTACTGTTGCAATAAGAGAGCTCTTGAATGGAATTGAAatccaaataaaacatttcatataaagcatttttttttatcgATTTTCTCTTTTATATGTTGTCAACAATATAAACTTCATTTTTCTAACCTGTGTTTTATCTTGATTGACCATAACAAGACAACAGCATTCCTGGCCCTATATCAAGGCTATTAACACCTGTGCCAAATCTATAGGCCTACTCAATTTGCCATGCAGTGCTACTTATCATAATAAAAGATGCCCCTGCCTTCCTAAAGACTAAGCACTGCAACACCTATTATCATCTGCCAAATGCCTGAGCTTCATggccatctgtttttttttttttactgctgacATTTTAGTTTCAAACTTACAGTTAtgctcaaaataatagcagtgtcACAGTACAAAGTACAAATGCATTGCAGAGTACAGATGCATTGCAGACACTGCACATTCTattttactgtacattacattgcatttggcagactccTTTTAACCAAAGCAAGATAAAAATCCAGGGatctatttcaaagcaagaactTTGGGAAAAGTAGCCTACTGAAATGTTATATTtcacagaaagtgaagaaatgGCATGTTTAAAAAATAGCAGTGTTTACACACAGTGTCTGTTTGGAAACTCAAAACGGTTCTTTACAAACTCAGATTCTTGAAAATTCAACTTTGCTGAGCATCCCACAAATCTATAGTCCTGAACAGTACTTCGCATTCTGTCACTCATTAACACCCACTGCACAAAGCATTTGTCTCAAAGTATGCTCTTTTTTTTGCTGAACATAAAATATCTACAGTATTTTAATAGATTTCAAAGAATATgtaaacacaccacacaaaatGAAGGTGTGATATGGCAGTAGGTCCTGGGGAGCCTGATGCCTGAGAGGCAGAGATCATGAGAGACAGCGTTGATGGGGCTCCAGAGAGAGAcaaccagtcatgggtaagcggttagggcgtcagacttgcagcccacgggttgccggttcgactccaaacccgccaggttggtggggggagtagttaaccagtgctctcccctatcctcctccatgactgaggtagcctggctctcgcgagacccctagtgcttcgtgcatcttcgttacacttcgtgagctgacaatccatctgcgcgagagtcaggttatgactgaggtaccctgagcatggaaccgtcccaccacactgctcccatgAATGCGGTGGCATTGGGGGCTGTGGTCCAGTGGCATAGCACAGACAGTgctacagtatactgtgtgtgtgtatggtagagagagagagtgtgtgtgtgtgagagagatacagagagagaggggcgaatGTCAACATTCCCCATTGCCACTTGCCaaattgcagatttttttttttggcaggaGGTACCACTATTCTAGTCTTGTAAAGGCTTGACTCAGTCAAATTGTGTGTTATACTTATTGTAGTGGCAGAAAAGCCCTTTTTTAAAGCCAAGATTACAGCCCAGATTTGGTTTCCATGATGGTCCACTTTGTCATATTTTCTCCAAGAATATTACACACAATTATTTACCAATAAaggtgttttttattgttttggcAGGAGGTTATTAATTCTTCTGGTGGGTGTTACACTCACTGCATACATccgaagtaataataataatgataatgataataataataataaacattaaaTGGGTGTCAGAGATCAAGCAAAGTGCTTTATTCATGTTAAGCATAAAGAACGGGCAAAGCCACAATGGAGCAGTACATCAAAAAAGATCACTGTCACTCCCTGTCCCAAAATCTGAGTCACAACTTAAATATTCTCAAACAATACAATCAGATTAATTGAAGATCagatcaaaataataaaataataatagtaataaaaaaaataattcattGAAGATCagatcaaaataataaaataataatggtaatacagaataataaataaaataataataataaattgatCAATAGTGCTCAATAGAAAGGGGATTCATGGTATATAGCTTATTCAGTGGTAGTATCGATGTTTTGCTCATCATCAGCATacataactgtatttgtaatgaGATAACAGAACTGTTTTTCTGTAGTAGCTGAACCGTGTTATTTAACTCAACACAACATACGGTAACTGTAGAACTGTAGTAACTGTGAATGGCTATCTGTCAAAACAAAAATTTCTGTGTAACTCTGTGCCTACCCTCTACATTTGAGCCAAAACTGTCACGGTCTTCAAAAACTTAGAGCAGATAGAAAATATACGACTTGTCTAAACCTTCTAGAAAAATGTGTGcaacagaaatgaaaaaaaaaaaatggtatctTCAGCTGTTACTGACCTGTCACTCAGTGCAATACTCGTCTCATTGTCAAACATAAAAACAGTCGCTGCCACAGTCATCGACAACATATACCAGAGTAAAAAAAAGTACTTGACTGTCTAAATCTTttataaaatgtgttttataaaataaaatagaaaaaataacatACTGTTGTATGCCCTTGGTCTTGAAATCAATACAAACGTTaatttgaaaaaataataatacagtaataataataataataaaataaagtaaaataaaattaaaattctTCAGTTGTATCCCACATCTTTCACTCAGCGTTAGTGCAGTACCTGTCTAAATGACAAGTATGGAAACTGAATGAAGGCTGATGTAAGGACACTACCTACTTTGCATTGCCACGTCGTTTTTGTTGGTATTTCTTGAAGTCTGCACAGCCTGCGCAACCATCACAGACTCTATTTCAATCTGTTCTTACCTCAACTCCACAGAcgaggtgtcagtgtgtgtgtgtgtgtttgtgtgtgtgtgtgtgtgtgtgtgtccatcacagaaccTCTTCCCATCTATTCTTAACTCAACtccacagtgagtgtgtgtgtgtgtgtgtgtgtgtgtgtgtgtgtgtgtgtgtgtgtgtgtgtgtccatcactcTTCCCATTCATTCTTAACTCAActcctgtgagagagagagtgtgtgtgtgtgtgtgtgtgtgtgtgtgtgtgtgtgtgtgtgtgtgtgtgtgtgtgtgtgtgtgtggtcttctgATCTATTCTTAACTCAACTccacagtgagagagagtgtgtgtgtgtgtgtgtgtgtgtgtgtgtgtgtgtgtgtgtgtgtgtgtgtgtgtgtgtgtgtgtgtgtgtgtgtgtgtggtcttcccATCTATTCTTAACTCGATTCCACAGGCTGTGGAAGGCAGGTGTTtggccttttgtgtgtgtctgtgtatgcacgcgagcgagagcaagagacagagagagaatgtgtgtcagtgtgtgtgtgtgtgtgtgtttgtgtgtcgcctCCGCAACCATCACAGACCATCTTCCCATCTTCCTCAATTCCACAGGCTGGGTGTTTGGTATtttgtgtatgtctgtccataagagtgtgtgcgtgtgtgcgtgagtccatgagtgtgtgtatgtgtcacctCTGCGACCATCACAGACCATCTTGACATTTCAATTCCACAGGGTGGGTGTTTGAtgttttgtatgtatgtctgtccatgagtgtgtgtgtgtgtgtgtgtgtgtgtgtgtgtgtgtgtgtgtgtgtgtgtgtgtgtgtgtgtgtgtgtgtgcgtgctttggaGCCTCTAGACACGCAGTGACACACCCCACAGCTGCTCCACGAGCTCCTCTATGAAATCAGTGTAGCTCATGCTCTCCTCTCTCATGCTTTGCATCAGCTCTTTGTGCAGAACGAAGGCGTTGGTCACAGCAATGTCCAGCAGATGGACGAAGGCCGTCTTGTACCACTTCACGCTCTTGTGCCTCATGATGTCGTACAGGACGGTGTTGTCGCCGATGTTCTCCACGTCCTTGCACCTGCCCTTGTACTCCAGCGCGGGCTTGGGGCAGGGGATTGGCTGTTTCGACGAGGCGCTCGCCACTCTCCGCAGGACCGTGTCCCCGGCGTAGGCGGGATGGATGGAGGAGCAGACGGAGAGCCTCCCCTTGCCCATCCACTTCACGTAGACCAGAGGGCCTTGTCTCGTCCAGCGGATCGTGCCCATGGGGGAATTTCGGGTCAGTGCGTTGAGCTTGCTGCGCGGGCAGCCCTTACGGGACTCTCGGTACTCTCCACAGGCACCGAAGTTGGCAGCGTACAGGTCGTTGAAAAGCTTTGGGCTTGTGAAATAACCGTCCATGTACAGATGGTAGCCAGAGCCCAGATTTCCTTGGTTTGTCAGTGACATGACGGAGTCGTACGAGAGCCCGTGCCCATCGGGGAACTCGCTCTTTCCGGCGTACACAGAGAAGTTGACTGTGTAGCCGTTGGTGGAATCGGTGATGACGAACATCTTCAAGCCGAACCTTCTGGTTTCAATGACTCGTCTCCTCCTGGTAAGTTCCTCGGGAAGCACCCTGCGTTCTTCCACGCTCAGGTTCCGACGGGGCTGGTAGAACGTCTTGCAGGCGGTCAGGACGGTGTCCATGAGGGGCTTGACGCGGAACAGCTTGTCGTGTGACGGGGTTCCCGTCTTTGCGTCGTTCTCCACATCTTCGTCTGGGTCGCTCATGTGCAAATTCCAGAAGATTTTGCGAAATTTTTCCATTGCCATGATCAGTCTTGGGTAAGGGCAGTTGAAGAGGTAGTCTCTCGACCAGTAGTCATTGAGGTCTTTGAACTCACGCAGGCTCATGAAGCATATAATTCCTATGAATTTGTAGAAATCGGCCATTTCGACATCTTCCCATTCGTACCTCGCACCCCTGGCAACGGTCCTGGCGCCTTGCTTGTTGGTGTTACGGCAGAGCGTTTCCACAGCGTCCTCCGGAAAGAACAGCTTAAAGAGTTGGAGAGGAGTGTAGTCTTCGTCTGCGTTCAGATGCACACCGGGCTCTCGTGCAGGCAGAAAATCCAGCGGAGCTGGCCCCGCGTCTTCGTCAAGCTCAGATTTCCATTTAAAAGGCTGCTGCTTAGTCCGCTGGCAACGCCGTTTTGCACCATCATCACTGGAAAATAAATggtaatagggatgcaaattatcgattaattcattaatcattagttgatagccttattgattgacttacgattaattgataagcggcgctttccccctgaaatctcaatgtttctcaaaaaacaaaaaaacactcaatctaaaaattgtaattaaaaattgagataaaataccacatttaaattaattttatttcaattctttaatccaaaggtgacttaaatattcccactattcacacccctcttcacgtgCCCATTTCACCATCCCCtttctcttgtcagttgaattttcgattaattgtgattaatgttttttaatcgaattaTCGTTTGCATCCATAAATGGTAATATTAAAAATGGAAGATATGACTTAGAAAAATGTCCTAACATTGCATTCAGTAAATAATAAAGCAATTTCAGCAAGTGAGGCGAATAGCAGCATAACAGCATTCTTCTTTACTTCAGTAAATTATTAAATAAAGTATACAATACTATGGTGTGTTTGCTGGTAAGATAATGATGAGAATCAATTCAGCAATCTTTGCCTAACAGCTATGCAGTTGGCAACGACTGATTTCATAGTTTGATCATAAAGTAATAGGCTACCAGGTGTAGCAGGTGGCATGTtgggccaggggttcccaaactttaccatttatattgttatttattatattatatattatattattatcatttattatattatttataattatttatattaccaatagattccagccaagcccccccttacATTGGGTCATGCCAGACTatcttttttctgtgcaccccatAGTCTatgtgtcagtgccccactgggaaatgtaaaataacgATAATGGTAATGTTctgatgggtcatttcacgtgaaatcagacactttggaacctgaccgacacagatttcaatcatacttggtgtgcctgtttagtagtaaGGTAGCACCagagaactgcatttgtgtgaatctgacaccaatattaatagtctaggcaatgggtgaaaaaaatcgctcgcaaggtgataaaagcatgaaacttggcacaagtgttcattaggacatgcttatcaatttcaggggtggagccacccagaattcaatgttgcatagcaacggttgctaggcaaagcattttcttgagcaaccagcatcacggatagagttttTTAGCTCTTTTGTGGTGTCACgatgtctgtccttgttcattaggacatgcttatcagtttcaggggtggagccacccagaatttaatgttgcatagcaacggttgctaggcaaagcattttccttagcaaccagcatcacggatagagtttcttagcgCTTTTGTGTtgtcatgatgtctgtccttgttcattaggacatgcttatcagtttcaagggtggagccacccagaatttaatgttgcatagcaacggttgctaggcaaagcattttccttagcaaccagcatcacggatagagtttcttagcacttttgtggtgtcattatgtctgcccttgttcattaggacatgcctatcagtttcaggggtggagccactcagaattcaatgttgcatagcaatggTTGCTCTGCAAATTATTTGCCTtggcaaccagcatcactgatagtttcttagcacttttgtggtgtcatgatgtctgaatcTAGAGTATTTGTCCTAATATCACTGCAATAATGGTTAGAGTTGATATTAGGGCTGTCACGGTTACCGGTTTTCACGGTAACCGCGCTTAAATATGATGACGGTGAAGATAACCGTCTGAATTTTAAAATACGGTGTTATCTCGGTGGGAATTAGCCTACCTTACCGCACACCGTTACACCGGGATATCTTTCATCCCTGACACTCCTAAATAGTTTGACGGTGACGAGACGTGAGTGACAATATCTGCATTTCCATAACTCACCTAACCGTACAGAATGTTAACAGTGGAATCACGTTTGTCCGaggagccaatttgaacactgtaagcggttgattactaaaaccgaatttgtattatttcacctcttttttgtctctacctgtctgccaaaaatgagcgctgagaaagacgaggcttatatgcatttcgaagcatagaccacgcacgggtcgtcatctcttatgatgtcaaataagtttgtaaagttcccattcgacaaacgtcttctggcgagtttctgcacagtgtgattcaggttatgcatgcaaaacgcggctagactgggcacttgaaattgctacaccgataaataacacactgttgcatagcctgctgtacagtagtagcctagcctacaacgtgttttttgacacagttttaaaaagccactctaagaactgcttggaattgggaaagtcgcgctgggcttgctggcataggagagatgagaagggcgagggggagtgggagggactggGTAGCCAGAGGAATGTAAGCTTCgccgaaacatctcgttggctcgttttttgtgtaatttttcatacatgtcgaagaaacatgtttttcattcccagaatatgagagccatgattcacgtgcttgctgcccggtgtcaactcgttaggctacgttggctagcgagacagaggcatgtgtgcacagcctcatcactagagaggttctgtgtaaacaggttgcgttgcgtccccactcactagtcgagccatgcctgcagttcactgcggtgctgtcgggagagcacaacccattcactgtatggagtttgcacagcccgcatatctgaagttaccgtGACCATCTGTTTTCTTATTTCGGGGAAAAACACATATCTAGTTTCTGTACATGGCGCATGGCCATATGTGTTTACTAACTGTAAAGGGGTCACGTGAAAAGGCGTTGGTCATATGGAGGTAGTCCATTCGAAAATGCAAAAGCACCAGGGGAGGGAAAAAATCTGCGATCGTAACACAGTAAACTGGTTTAGTTATAGTCGGGTTGCACATGTGGTTGAAATACAGTGAAAAAACTACATATGCTCTAACCCCATGGATGCTAGAGGAGCATTTTGACACCATGCATGCTAGGATTTATCCACGTTTTCGATGTCTACTCATAGAAAGGTATGGAGACGCCGTGAAAGTGGGGGCTTGGGGTGAAATTTGAAACGTgacattttgtaataaattaacaacaataacgcacaaacaatatgttcaaatatctgtaaagtagtgctaaaacattcttcagggtctaagctttcaaatactgttcctgtgtttattaggctacacgaGGATTAGGCTATAAATGATTGCGCAATGTAAGGTTTTTGTTCGAGGTTTGCGGTACCATGTCGCCTTCAGTGTcggccttaaaaaaaaaaaaaaaaaaaaaaaaccctctaataCCGTAAACCGTGGTAATTTTGGCCACAATAACCGTGAGCCTAAAATTTCACACCGTGACAGCCCTAGATGATAT contains:
- the LOC134464442 gene encoding piggyBac transposable element-derived protein 4-like, with translation MGESMNNMPNILLAPFEMDVDVEESESELESETDDGMSDPSSDENDDVEMHFLLRLDPAEDVYDDNDDGAKRRCQRTKQQPFKWKSELDEDAGPAPLDFLPAREPGVHLNADEDYTPLQLFKLFFPEDAVETLCRNTNKQGARTVARGARYEWEDVEMADFYKFIGIICFMSLREFKDLNDYWSRDYLFNCPYPRLIMAMEKFRKIFWNLHMSDPDEDVENDAKTGTPSHDKLFRVKPLMDTVLTACKTFYQPRRNLSVEERRVLPEELTRRRRVIETRRFGLKMFVITDSTNGYTVNFSVYAGKSEFPDGHGLSYDSVMSLTNQGNLGSGYHLYMDGYFTSPKLFNDLYAANFGACGEYRESRKGCPRSKLNALTRNSPMGTIRWTRQGPLVYVKWMGKGRLSVCSSIHPAYAGDTVLRRVASASSKQPIPCPKPALEYKGRCKDVENIGDNTVLYDIMRHKSVKWYKTAFVHLLDIAVTNAFVLHKELMQSMREESMSYTDFIEELVEQLWGVSLRV